A stretch of the Flavobacterium aquiphilum genome encodes the following:
- a CDS encoding RagB/SusD family nutrient uptake outer membrane protein — MKKIITILLSATILVSCTDLEVTPTSFITEENFFQTQDDAVASVTAVYASLSIDPGEQSLFGRNLYFLTDMASDYAAAGVSATNPQVRALSSLTHDATSDRVQVAWRQIYNGINRANVAIDNIPRASGSEVIKTRLINEAKFIRGLLYFQAVRLWGGVPIVLHEPTSIQLESLKSRRATVEEVYAQIISDLTAAESLPSTYASSDAGRATSGAAKAILAKVYLTRKDWPNTILKAKEVINGGYGYALFENFADIFNKAKKNGKEHIFSVQFEPNQAGNGSSGSTFQATSFTGFTATEPADIISDVALFYDIYAAGDTRRDVSYKKQLLNPATGTLYTFPKPIFSKYLDETNLANPSNVAINFPLIRYADILLSFAEATNEQSGPTAEAFEYVNQVRRRAFGKPITTPDVTVDLVGLTTAQLRDAIREERKKEFVQEGQRWFDLVRWGTLVTEVKKVTAKNSVSERNNLYPIPQSERNIDPVGLPQNPGY; from the coding sequence ATGAAGAAGATAATAACAATATTATTAAGTGCTACGATATTGGTGTCGTGCACTGATCTGGAGGTAACACCTACCTCCTTTATAACCGAAGAAAATTTCTTTCAGACACAAGATGATGCTGTTGCAAGTGTAACCGCAGTTTACGCCTCATTGAGCATCGATCCGGGAGAGCAAAGCCTTTTTGGAAGAAACCTATATTTTCTCACTGACATGGCTTCCGATTATGCAGCGGCTGGAGTATCGGCTACGAATCCTCAGGTAAGGGCTTTGAGTAGTTTGACTCATGATGCCACATCTGATCGTGTGCAAGTGGCTTGGCGCCAAATATACAACGGTATTAACAGAGCCAACGTGGCTATTGATAATATTCCAAGAGCAAGTGGTTCAGAAGTTATAAAAACGAGATTGATTAATGAAGCCAAATTCATCAGAGGTTTGCTATACTTTCAGGCGGTTCGCCTTTGGGGAGGAGTTCCAATCGTTTTGCATGAACCAACTTCTATTCAATTGGAGAGTTTAAAATCAAGAAGAGCAACTGTTGAAGAGGTTTACGCGCAGATTATTTCGGATTTAACAGCAGCAGAAAGTTTGCCTTCTACTTATGCTTCGTCAGATGCCGGACGTGCTACTTCGGGCGCTGCAAAAGCGATTTTGGCAAAAGTATATTTGACCAGAAAAGATTGGCCAAATACGATCCTTAAAGCCAAAGAAGTAATTAACGGAGGTTATGGATATGCACTTTTCGAAAATTTTGCCGACATATTTAATAAAGCCAAAAAGAACGGAAAAGAACATATTTTTTCTGTTCAGTTTGAACCAAATCAAGCAGGTAATGGTTCCAGCGGAAGTACTTTTCAAGCGACTTCTTTTACCGGATTTACTGCAACAGAACCTGCAGACATTATATCGGATGTGGCTTTGTTCTATGATATTTATGCTGCTGGAGATACGAGAAGGGATGTGAGTTACAAAAAACAATTATTGAATCCGGCAACCGGAACGCTTTATACTTTTCCAAAGCCAATTTTCAGTAAATATCTTGATGAAACCAATTTAGCAAATCCTTCTAATGTAGCTATTAATTTCCCATTGATTCGTTATGCGGATATCCTTTTGTCATTTGCGGAAGCGACCAATGAACAAAGCGGACCAACTGCAGAAGCTTTTGAATACGTAAATCAAGTAAGAAGAAGGGCTTTTGGAAAACCAATTACGACTCCTGATGTGACTGTAGATTTAGTAGGACTTACAACTGCACAGTTAAGAGATGCCATACGCGAAGAACGAAAAAAAGAATTTGTTCAGGAAGGGCAAAGATGGTTTGATTTGGTTCGTTGGGGAACTTTGGTAACCGAAGTGAAAAAAGTAACTGCCAAAAACTCAGTTTCAGAGCGAAACAATTTGTATCCAATTCCGCAAAGTGAACGAAACATAGACCCTGTTGGGTTACCACAAAATCCAGGTTATTAA